In one Deinococcus misasensis DSM 22328 genomic region, the following are encoded:
- the lipB gene encoding lipoyl(octanoyl) transferase LipB produces the protein MSETFRVTDLGTLEYLKAWDVQHEVHAGVARRELPPTLLLVEHPAVLTLGRKAKEGENIIVPRDFLSEQGIAVHAIERGGDVTYHGPGQLVGYPIFPVGRRVRDFLRLLEEALVRTLSRYGLEATGSPGYAGVWVGDEKVAAIGVAIQKHVAFHGFALNVSTNLEHFSYIVPCGIQDRGVTSLQKLLGREINVQEVKAFVEEDFRQTFQDYDFSIPEL, from the coding sequence GTGAGTGAAACATTCCGCGTGACCGACCTTGGCACGCTTGAGTACCTCAAAGCATGGGATGTGCAGCACGAAGTGCATGCTGGCGTGGCACGCAGGGAACTTCCGCCAACCCTGCTGCTGGTCGAGCATCCTGCGGTGCTGACCCTCGGGCGCAAAGCCAAAGAGGGGGAAAACATCATCGTTCCCAGAGATTTTCTTTCCGAGCAGGGCATTGCCGTGCATGCCATCGAGCGGGGCGGAGACGTGACCTACCACGGACCCGGTCAGCTGGTCGGATACCCGATTTTCCCTGTCGGCAGGCGGGTGCGCGATTTTTTACGCTTGCTGGAAGAGGCTCTGGTGAGAACCCTCTCCCGGTATGGGCTTGAAGCGACTGGCTCTCCGGGTTACGCTGGCGTATGGGTCGGTGACGAAAAAGTTGCCGCCATTGGCGTGGCCATCCAGAAGCATGTGGCGTTCCATGGATTCGCCCTGAATGTGAGCACCAACCTTGAGCACTTCTCTTACATCGTGCCGTGCGGCATTCAGGACAGGGGGGTCACCAGCCTCCAGAAACTCCTCGGGCGTGAAATCAATGTGCAGGAAGTCAAAGCTTTTGTGGAAGAGGACTTCAGGCAAACCTTTCAGGATTACGACTTTTCGATTCCTGAGCTTTAA
- the lipA gene encoding lipoyl synthase: MSEPRYIKNGIYRKNAEPVREKKPEWLKVRMPSGDIYQHTKGIVKDHKLHTVCEEAMCPNIGECWSRGTATFMLMGHICTRACRFCAVDTGNPQGKLDAMEPYNVAESVKLMNLKYVVLTSVDRDDLPDGGAYHFARTVEQIIKMNPQTKVETLTPDFQGNTKCIELILDSGVHVYAQNLETVERLTHPVRDIRASYRQTLKVLAHAKQYRKDVYTKTSIMLGLGETLEEVVQAMKDCREAGVDIITFGQYLRPTRHHLPVEKYWTPQEFDEIQQIGMEMGFLEVVSGPLVRSSYKAEQVFMQDGPTQDIPDHLAHLKDTPNLI, from the coding sequence ATGAGCGAACCCCGGTACATCAAGAACGGCATTTACCGCAAGAATGCCGAACCCGTCAGAGAGAAAAAACCCGAGTGGCTGAAAGTCCGCATGCCCAGCGGAGACATCTACCAGCACACCAAAGGGATTGTGAAGGACCACAAGCTGCACACCGTCTGCGAGGAGGCCATGTGCCCCAACATCGGTGAGTGCTGGTCCAGAGGCACCGCCACCTTCATGCTGATGGGGCACATCTGCACCCGTGCCTGCCGTTTCTGTGCCGTGGACACCGGCAACCCTCAGGGCAAGCTGGACGCCATGGAGCCTTACAACGTGGCGGAGTCGGTCAAGCTGATGAACCTCAAATATGTGGTTCTGACCAGCGTGGACCGCGACGACCTGCCAGACGGAGGGGCTTACCACTTTGCCCGCACCGTGGAGCAGATCATCAAAATGAACCCCCAGACCAAAGTCGAGACCCTCACCCCCGACTTTCAGGGCAACACCAAGTGCATCGAACTGATTCTGGACTCTGGGGTTCACGTGTACGCCCAGAATCTGGAAACCGTCGAGCGCCTGACCCATCCGGTGCGGGACATCCGTGCCAGTTACCGCCAGACCCTCAAGGTGCTGGCCCACGCCAAGCAGTACCGCAAAGACGTGTACACCAAAACCAGCATCATGCTGGGCCTCGGGGAAACCCTTGAGGAAGTGGTGCAGGCCATGAAAGACTGCCGTGAAGCAGGCGTGGACATCATCACCTTTGGACAGTATTTGCGTCCCACCCGTCACCACCTGCCTGTGGAAAAATACTGGACCCCTCAGGAATTCGATGAGATCCAGCAAATCGGCATGGAGATGGGCTTCCTGGAAGTGGTTTCCGGTCCTCTGGTCCGCTCCAGTTACAAGGCCGAGCAGGTGTTCATGCAGGATGGTCCCACACAGGACATTCCCGATCACCTGGCCCACCTCAAAGACACCCCCAACCTGATCTGA